The Thermotoga sp. nucleotide sequence AGAATAGGACAAGTATGAGGTGATAATAGTGGAAGTGTTGAGGACAGAGAGTTTGAAATCATACTATATTTTGGACATCTTTGGAAGGAAGAAAGTGATAAAGGCAGTGGATGATGTGAACATATCGGTAAAAGAGAACGAAATATACGGCATAGCAGGGGAGAGCGGTTGTGGAAAGAGCACCCTTCTTAAGGCGATCTTTGCAGCAATAGAACCTCCTCAAAGGATAGTGGGAGGGAAGGTACTATACAGAGAAAACGGAAGGGAGATAGACGTCTATTCTTTGAGCGAAGAAGAAAGAAGGAAACTGAGATGGAGATTCATCTCTTATGTTCCTCAGGGATCGATGAGCGTATTGAATCCAGTGGTGAAGATAAAAGAAACTTTTAAGGATTTTATTGAAAGCCACACAACCGGAAAGACAAAGGAAGAAGCCTACGAGATGGCAAAAGAACATATAAAAGAGTTGGGGTTGCCGGCTAGTATCTTGAACGCATATCCACACCAGCTTTCCGGTGGAATGAGACAAAGAGTGACAATTGCCCTTGCAACCGTTTTATCACCAAAAGTGATCATAGCAGACGAACCTACAACAGCTCTGGATGTTGTAACTCAGAGAGGAGTTGTGCAACTCTTGAAGGAAGTACAGTCCGCGAAACAGAATACTATCGTTCTTGTTACACACGACATGGGAGTTCATGCAAACGTGGCAGACAGGATAGCGATCATGTACGCTGGAAAGATCATAGAAGAGGCAAAGACTGAGGAAATTTTCGAAAATCCCATGCATCCTTACACGAAATATTTAATTTACTCTCTTCCAAAGTTCGGAGATAAAGGAAGAAGAGAGAGTGCACCTGGAAGTCCTCCTTCCCTTGCAGATCTTCCACCCGGATGCAGCTTCCACCCGAGGTGTCCACACGCGTTTGACAGGTGCACGAAGGAAATGCCGCCTCTCAAAGAATACCTACCAGGACACAAAGTTGCATGCTGGCTGGTAGAGGAGGGAAAGAATGCCGCTTCTTGAGATAAAAGACCTGACGAAGATCTTCACTATAGGGAGCATCTTCTCGAGGACAAGGATAGTGGCTGTGGACAGGGTGAACTTCGATATAAAAGAAGCGGAGATTTTTACACTGGCAGGAGAGAGTGGCTGTGGAAAGACCACCACGGCAAAGATCATCCTTGGATTCGAAGAGCCCACCTCCGGAGAGATCGTCTACAAAGGAAGAAAGATAGAGCGTGTGAATCAGAAGGAAAGAAAAGAACTCCTGAAGGAGATACAGGCGGTCTTCCAGAACCCGTTTTCCACGTTCAATCCCCTCAGAAAGGTGGACAGGTACTTTTATGAAACACTCTTCAACCTGGGCATAGCAGACACGAAAGAAAAAGCAGAAGAGATC carries:
- a CDS encoding ABC transporter ATP-binding protein is translated as MIIVEVLRTESLKSYYILDIFGRKKVIKAVDDVNISVKENEIYGIAGESGCGKSTLLKAIFAAIEPPQRIVGGKVLYRENGREIDVYSLSEEERRKLRWRFISYVPQGSMSVLNPVVKIKETFKDFIESHTTGKTKEEAYEMAKEHIKELGLPASILNAYPHQLSGGMRQRVTIALATVLSPKVIIADEPTTALDVVTQRGVVQLLKEVQSAKQNTIVLVTHDMGVHANVADRIAIMYAGKIIEEAKTEEIFENPMHPYTKYLIYSLPKFGDKGRRESAPGSPPSLADLPPGCSFHPRCPHAFDRCTKEMPPLKEYLPGHKVACWLVEEGKNAAS